A section of the Bacillus sp. HSf4 genome encodes:
- the cobA gene encoding uroporphyrinogen-III C-methyltransferase, with amino-acid sequence MGNGKVFFVGAGPGDSGLITLKGKALIESADVILYDRLVNPRLLEHAKATCEFIYCGKLPNRHYMKQSEINALLIEKSLQGLNIVRLKGGDPSVFGRVGEEAAAITEHGIPYEMVPGITSGIAAPLYAGLPVTHRDFASSFAVVTAHDKSGKPDMDWEGLVRGVQTLVFYMGIKNLGYICEQLIKNGKSPFVPVMVVQWGTWGRQRSVKGTLGDIREKIAAHHIQNPAIIVIGDIISFRQHSWFEEKPCIGMNILAVQSGEEEHLPTGLLRERGAEVMEWPRWKPLETAADDAVLNGIDRFDSILFTSQKSVRLFFSRLNALKIDIRRIRARLYASEPLVQAALQERGLMADQQKDLPDSGRCLLIGSPQAVEAKPHPECETFITHEQMIDNRFTSMMKREINEFSIDIILFANRKCVELFMSEAKEIGISPDDAIDHIHAVCLSHEAERAAIEARFKLVHVPGEDVPLEDYLHELNTARPQVSIANR; translated from the coding sequence ATGGGGAATGGGAAAGTATTTTTTGTGGGAGCCGGTCCGGGAGATTCCGGGCTGATCACATTGAAAGGGAAGGCGCTGATTGAGTCGGCCGACGTTATTTTGTATGACAGACTGGTTAACCCCCGGCTGCTTGAGCATGCAAAAGCAACGTGTGAATTCATCTATTGCGGAAAGCTTCCAAACCGGCACTATATGAAGCAGAGTGAAATCAACGCACTCCTGATCGAAAAAAGCTTACAAGGTCTCAATATCGTCCGGCTGAAAGGCGGGGATCCCAGCGTGTTCGGCAGAGTCGGCGAAGAAGCGGCCGCCATTACTGAACACGGCATCCCGTACGAAATGGTGCCTGGGATTACCTCTGGAATCGCGGCGCCTCTGTATGCCGGATTGCCTGTGACCCACCGCGATTTTGCTTCATCCTTTGCTGTCGTGACCGCTCATGACAAGTCAGGCAAACCAGATATGGACTGGGAAGGCCTTGTCAGAGGCGTTCAAACCCTCGTCTTTTATATGGGTATCAAAAACCTCGGCTATATATGCGAGCAGCTGATCAAAAACGGCAAGTCCCCTTTCGTTCCCGTGATGGTGGTCCAATGGGGCACATGGGGCCGTCAGCGAAGCGTCAAAGGAACATTGGGCGACATCCGGGAAAAAATCGCGGCGCATCATATTCAAAATCCTGCGATCATCGTCATCGGCGATATCATCTCATTCCGGCAGCACAGCTGGTTTGAGGAAAAGCCTTGTATCGGGATGAATATTTTGGCCGTACAAAGCGGAGAAGAAGAACACTTGCCGACCGGCCTTCTGCGGGAACGGGGCGCTGAAGTCATGGAATGGCCCAGGTGGAAACCGCTTGAAACGGCCGCTGATGATGCCGTCTTAAACGGGATCGACCGCTTTGACAGCATCCTGTTTACATCACAGAAATCGGTGCGTCTGTTTTTTAGCCGGCTGAACGCCCTGAAAATCGATATCAGACGGATTCGCGCCCGGCTTTACGCATCAGAGCCGCTTGTCCAAGCCGCACTCCAAGAACGGGGGCTTATGGCTGACCAGCAGAAAGATTTGCCCGATTCAGGCAGATGTTTATTGATCGGCAGCCCTCAGGCGGTTGAAGCAAAACCGCATCCTGAATGCGAGACGTTTATCACACATGAGCAGATGATCGATAACCGCTTCACCTCGATGATGAAAAGGGAAATCAATGAATTTTCCATCGACATCATCCTGTTTGCGAATCGGAAATGTGTCGAGCTTTTCATGAGCGAGGCAAAAGAGATCGGGATATCGCCTGACGATGCCATTGATCATATCCATGCTGTCTGCCTCAGTCATGAAGCGGAAAGAGCTGCTATCGAGGCTCGATTTAAGCTCGTTCATGTGCCCGGAGAGGATGTCCCCCTGGAAGACTATTTACATGAGCTGAATACTGCCAGACCGCAAGTATCTATCGCAAATCGGTAA
- a CDS encoding glycerophosphodiester phosphodiesterase family protein: MKKGRKRFKRKAWWMVLLFITFIYFNNSSFLANDRSGKPVLLAHRGLSQTFPMEGVESDTCTAERIDRPEHSYLENTLPAMEAAFRAGADVVELDIKPTKDGQFAVFHDWTLDCRTNGTGMTKDYTMAELKKLDIGYGYTADHGKTHPFRGKGIGLMPSFTEVLEHFPNRELLIHIKSHDPNEGVQLAKILDSLPRKRLRKLTVYGGDGPIAALKKTLPELRVMSKKTMKACLIRYMSAGWTGYIPDGCKHTQLHIPEKVAPFLWGWPDRFFNRMDKADTRVIVTGGSGLGFSSGFDTVEDIKRLPEDYTGGIWTNRIDRIAPLYGKP; the protein is encoded by the coding sequence ATGAAAAAGGGCAGAAAGCGTTTTAAGAGAAAAGCTTGGTGGATGGTCCTCTTATTCATTACCTTTATCTATTTCAACAATTCTTCTTTTCTCGCAAACGACCGAAGCGGAAAGCCGGTGCTGCTGGCGCATCGGGGACTGTCACAGACCTTTCCGATGGAAGGGGTTGAAAGCGATACATGTACGGCAGAGCGGATTGACCGGCCTGAACACTCTTACCTTGAAAACACATTGCCGGCAATGGAAGCAGCTTTCCGGGCCGGGGCCGATGTTGTAGAACTTGATATTAAGCCGACAAAAGACGGACAATTCGCCGTGTTTCACGATTGGACGCTCGATTGCCGGACAAACGGCACAGGGATGACAAAAGATTATACAATGGCAGAATTAAAAAAGCTTGATATCGGTTATGGCTATACCGCCGATCATGGAAAAACACATCCTTTTCGCGGCAAAGGCATCGGCCTTATGCCGTCCTTCACCGAGGTTCTCGAACATTTTCCAAATCGCGAGCTCCTCATTCATATCAAAAGCCATGACCCGAATGAAGGGGTTCAGCTGGCCAAAATACTCGACAGCCTCCCGCGAAAACGGCTCCGCAAGCTGACTGTATACGGCGGCGATGGACCGATTGCAGCGTTAAAGAAAACGCTTCCTGAGCTTAGGGTGATGTCAAAAAAAACGATGAAAGCCTGTCTCATTCGATATATGTCTGCCGGATGGACGGGGTACATTCCGGACGGTTGCAAACACACACAGCTGCACATTCCTGAAAAAGTTGCGCCCTTTTTGTGGGGATGGCCGGACCGCTTTTTCAATCGGATGGATAAAGCAGATACGCGGGTGATTGTGACAGGCGGAAGCGGACTTGGTTTTTCAAGCGGATTTGACACGGTTGAAGACATCAAGCGACTGCCTGAAGATTACACAGGGGGAATCTGGACAAATCGGATTGACCGGATTGCGCCTTTATACGGGAAACCATAA
- a CDS encoding GntR family transcriptional regulator: MKFSIQRAVSYYDQVHHYLKDMIIKGEYQPGERIYESQIARELEVSRSPVREAIRTLEQEGLLFVDDKSRITVYEPTIKDLEDIYQCRQALESLAVSLATRLASAETLDLIADTLREANHQFEKQNGESANALLHLNTKFHDLIIEASENVRLQKQLLDLRSLTFFYRSKNLEKRERSLDIIGQHEEIFKHMRDRNQQKAAESMKRHIEADLDYLKTVLFG; encoded by the coding sequence GTGAAATTTTCCATACAGCGTGCAGTCTCTTACTATGATCAAGTCCACCATTATTTAAAAGACATGATTATAAAAGGGGAATATCAGCCAGGGGAACGAATCTATGAATCGCAAATTGCCAGAGAACTGGAGGTAAGCCGCAGCCCTGTCAGAGAAGCGATTCGGACGCTTGAACAAGAAGGCCTGCTTTTCGTTGACGACAAATCGAGAATAACCGTATACGAGCCGACAATCAAAGACCTGGAGGATATTTATCAATGCCGCCAGGCGCTCGAATCACTGGCCGTAAGCTTGGCGACGCGCCTTGCATCCGCTGAAACCCTTGACCTTATAGCCGATACATTGCGCGAAGCGAATCACCAATTTGAAAAGCAAAACGGGGAATCGGCCAATGCCCTGCTTCACTTGAATACGAAGTTTCATGATTTGATTATAGAAGCGAGCGAAAATGTACGCCTGCAAAAGCAGCTTCTCGATTTGCGGTCTCTCACCTTTTTTTATCGAAGCAAAAACCTTGAAAAACGGGAGCGCAGTTTGGACATCATCGGCCAGCATGAGGAGATTTTTAAGCATATGCGGGACAGAAACCAACAAAAAGCGGCCGAGTCGATGAAAAGGCATATAGAAGCTGACCTTGATTATTTAAAAACCGTTTTGTTCGGTTAG
- a CDS encoding DASS family sodium-coupled anion symporter, whose product MKSNVASAWDMLWRSHREAKRLLMFSVPAKSGKDAGLPFKADQLTREEKPPGYKTPQKIGLLLGPALFFAVILFFFPEGLSYEGRMVLATTLWVAVWWITEAVPIPAASLLPIVLLPLTGALEGDAVTASYGDPIVFLFLGGFLIALAMERWNLHKRIALNIISIVGTSTSRIVLGFMAATGFLSMWVSNTAAVMMMLPIGTAIIHQVSAVMKSEGKDFAGEEEKFSKALIFSIGYAGTIGGLGTLIGTPPNIILAANIQKLYGAEISFAGWMAFAVPVVVILLVAVWLYLTKVAHPIKMKQLPGGKELILEEKRKLGTISFEETMVLLVFGFAAFMWVTRTFLWDDRIPGISDTMIAIFAASLLFLIPSLNKGGRVLDWTVSKDLPWGILLLFGGGLALATGFKETGLAEWIGGRLTILDGFNFVIIVVVSAALVLFLTEITSNTATATMILPVLASLALALNVHPFALMVPAAMAANCAFMLPVGTPPNAIIFASGKIKISEMVRTGFIINIFTLILIVGAVFYILPHLWGVDLTIFPDQLKR is encoded by the coding sequence ATGAAATCAAATGTTGCATCAGCTTGGGATATGCTTTGGAGGTCACACAGGGAAGCCAAAAGGCTGCTGATGTTCTCCGTACCCGCCAAATCCGGAAAGGATGCCGGATTGCCGTTCAAGGCGGATCAGCTCACGCGGGAAGAGAAACCGCCAGGCTATAAAACGCCGCAAAAAATCGGCTTGCTGCTTGGCCCTGCACTGTTTTTCGCCGTTATTTTGTTCTTTTTTCCCGAAGGGTTGAGCTATGAAGGCCGAATGGTCTTGGCGACCACATTATGGGTGGCGGTTTGGTGGATTACCGAAGCCGTGCCGATTCCTGCAGCATCCCTGCTGCCGATTGTGCTGCTTCCGCTGACGGGAGCGCTGGAAGGAGATGCTGTCACAGCAAGCTATGGCGATCCGATTGTGTTTTTGTTTTTAGGGGGATTTCTGATTGCCCTTGCCATGGAGCGCTGGAATCTGCATAAACGGATCGCGCTCAACATTATATCCATCGTCGGCACAAGCACATCAAGAATTGTTCTTGGGTTTATGGCGGCGACAGGCTTTTTGTCGATGTGGGTCTCCAACACGGCCGCGGTGATGATGATGCTGCCGATTGGAACGGCCATTATCCATCAGGTGTCTGCGGTTATGAAATCCGAAGGAAAAGATTTCGCCGGCGAGGAAGAGAAATTTTCCAAGGCCCTCATCTTCAGCATCGGGTACGCGGGAACGATCGGCGGACTCGGAACGCTGATCGGTACACCGCCGAACATTATTTTGGCGGCCAATATTCAAAAGCTGTACGGAGCGGAAATTTCTTTCGCCGGCTGGATGGCCTTTGCCGTGCCGGTTGTTGTGATTTTGCTTGTGGCGGTATGGCTTTACTTGACCAAGGTCGCCCACCCGATCAAAATGAAACAGCTGCCGGGCGGAAAAGAATTGATTCTTGAAGAAAAAAGAAAGCTTGGAACGATCAGCTTTGAAGAAACAATGGTGCTGCTCGTGTTCGGCTTCGCCGCGTTTATGTGGGTGACAAGAACATTTTTATGGGACGATCGCATACCAGGCATTTCTGATACGATGATCGCAATTTTTGCAGCTTCACTGCTTTTCCTCATTCCATCATTGAATAAAGGCGGAAGGGTATTGGACTGGACGGTGTCAAAAGACTTGCCATGGGGCATCCTCCTGTTGTTCGGCGGAGGTCTCGCCCTTGCGACAGGCTTTAAAGAAACGGGTTTGGCCGAGTGGATCGGCGGACGGCTGACAATATTAGACGGATTTAATTTTGTTATTATCGTCGTCGTCTCAGCGGCTTTGGTGCTGTTTTTGACTGAAATCACATCCAATACGGCGACGGCCACGATGATTCTGCCGGTGCTGGCGTCGCTTGCGCTGGCGCTCAACGTCCATCCTTTTGCGCTGATGGTGCCTGCGGCGATGGCGGCGAACTGCGCGTTTATGCTTCCTGTAGGGACACCGCCGAATGCGATTATTTTCGCTTCGGGAAAAATAAAAATCAGCGAAATGGTCAGGACGGGATTTATCATTAACATCTTCACACTGATATTAATTGTCGGAGCTGTGTTCTATATCCTTCCTCACCTGTGGGGAGTCGATCTGACCATCTTTCCCGACCAGTTGAAGCGGTAA
- a CDS encoding 3-hydroxyacyl-ACP dehydratase FabZ family protein, with the protein MNKSGLPHQYPFLFVDCIVDTEPGKWARGYKLITENDWFITESQQDMPFSIMVESLAQVAAFTAQEDSTGIGFLSSVKKAECIGRAVPGDKLDLYFEVARYKRGFLFGKGMASVNGTKVAEAELGIFMESGK; encoded by the coding sequence GTGAACAAGTCTGGACTGCCGCATCAATATCCATTTTTATTTGTCGACTGCATTGTTGATACTGAGCCGGGAAAATGGGCGAGAGGGTATAAATTGATCACGGAAAATGACTGGTTTATCACGGAGAGCCAACAGGACATGCCATTTTCCATCATGGTTGAATCTCTCGCTCAGGTTGCTGCATTTACCGCACAGGAAGACAGCACTGGGATCGGCTTTCTTTCTTCTGTGAAAAAAGCCGAATGCATCGGCAGGGCGGTTCCGGGAGACAAGCTTGATCTGTATTTTGAAGTTGCCCGTTATAAACGGGGATTTTTATTCGGAAAAGGAATGGCCTCTGTTAACGGAACAAAAGTAGCGGAAGCTGAGCTGGGAATCTTTATGGAGAGCGGCAAGTGA